In the Thermoanaerobaculia bacterium genome, one interval contains:
- a CDS encoding DUF2520 domain-containing protein — MPRSAPTKRSPAPRVAIRGRGRAGRALARALSAAGVPVRWVPRRPRPATYDVLVLAVPDDAIARESVRLLRSGVRAGCAMHLSGALAADALREWRKTGAVVVSFHPLRSFAGRSGETAAGADVAIEGDASGVALAGRLARRIGARPWRIAPEAKPLSHAAAAAAAGGTATLAALAAEAARA; from the coding sequence ATGCCGCGTTCCGCCCCGACGAAACGCTCCCCCGCTCCCCGTGTCGCGATCCGCGGACGAGGGCGGGCCGGGCGCGCCCTCGCGCGGGCCTTGTCGGCCGCGGGAGTCCCGGTCCGCTGGGTGCCCCGCCGCCCGCGGCCGGCGACGTACGACGTTCTCGTTCTCGCCGTTCCCGACGACGCGATCGCCCGCGAATCGGTGCGCCTCCTTCGATCCGGGGTGCGTGCCGGCTGCGCGATGCATCTTTCCGGCGCGCTGGCGGCCGACGCGCTCCGCGAATGGAGGAAAACCGGCGCGGTCGTCGTTTCCTTCCATCCCCTCCGGTCCTTCGCGGGAAGGTCCGGAGAGACGGCGGCCGGGGCGGACGTCGCGATCGAGGGAGACGCGTCCGGCGTCGCCCTCGCCGGACGGCTCGCCCGCCGGATCGGCGCGCGCCCGTGGCGCATCGCCCCCGAGGCGAAGCCGCTCTCCCACGCCGCCGCCGCGGCGGCCGCGGGGGGGACGGCGACGCTCGCCGCGCTCGCCGCCGAAGCGGCGCGAGCG